In a genomic window of Zingiber officinale cultivar Zhangliang chromosome 9B, Zo_v1.1, whole genome shotgun sequence:
- the LOC122025363 gene encoding beta-1,2-xylosyltransferase XYXT1-like, producing MKLAAPLKGVPPVYYGAWLLVACFLLSLIYLSATNSDALSFSFLGSQMSYSVTAPASSTASSNQQFGTREKEGIERSSPCDLTFNYCEVDDRAVLDRSRETAESLNNNNASTTVDQLQRSPTTKAEMSDRSPLCDLSNYRSDTCEIKGDARVAGKDSPSVVAVLPGGSSVQSWKIKPYARKSDPTAMRNVRQIDVRAVVDHIAAVPRCDVTHTAPAVVFSTGGYLGNYFHDFTDVLVPLFQTAGPFAGEVQLVVADFKFWWVGKYLPYFNRISRYPIIDFDRDERVHCFRHVLVGLRSSRDLIIDPASSPARYTMLDFTKFMREAYSLDRDHAGGARGRRNPRLLVISRARTRKFMNVDEIARLARKVGFEVVVAEADFGGVANFSRLVNSCDAMLGVHGAGLTNAVFLPTNAVLIQVVPFGKLEWIAANYFRNPAREMRLRYLEYTIGAEESTLTELYSRDDPVFRDPESIHKLGWFTMGAIYLDKQNVRLDLRRFRPVLSRALKLLRN from the exons ATGAAACTGGCAGCGCCGCTGAAGGGAGTTCCCCCTGTGTACTACGGAGCGTGGTTGCTCGTCGCTTGCTTCCTTCTCTCCCTGATCTACCTCTCCGCCACCAACTCCGACGCGCTCAGTTTTTCCTTCC TGGGTTCTCAGATGTCTTACTCTGTTACGGCTCCTGCGAGTTCTACCGCTAGTAGCAACCAGCAATTTG GAACGAGGGAAAAAGAGGGAATTGAGAGATCATCGCCGTGCGATCTGACGTTCAACTATTGCGAAGTGGATGATCGTGCAGTGCTCGATCGGAGCCGAGAGACTGCCGAATCCCTAAACAATAACAATGCATCTACTACTGTGGATCAGTTGCAGAGATCCCCCACGACGAAAGCAGAAATGTCGGATCGATCGCCACTGTGCGATCTTTCCAACTACAGAAGCGACACTTGTGAAATCAAGGGCGACGCCAGAGTAGCCGGCAAGGATTCGCCCTCTGTGGTAGCAGTTCTTCCCGGCGGCTCAAGCGTGCAGTCATGGAAGATCAAGCCGTACGCCAGGAAGTCGGACCCGACGGCGATGCGCAATGTCAGGCAAATCGATGTGCGAGCGGTGGTCGACCATATTGCCGCCGTCCCGCGATGCGACGTGACCCACACGGCGCCCGCCGTCGTCTTCTCCACCGGCGGCTACCTCGGCAACTACTTCCACGATTTCACCGACGTGCTGGTGCCGCTGTTTCAGACCGCCGGGCCGTTCGCCGGCGAAGTCCAGCTCGTCGTCGCCGACTTCAAGTTCTGGTGGGTCGGCAAGTATTTGCCGTACTTCAACAGGATCTCGCGGTACCCGATCATCGATTTCGACAGGGACGAACGCGTCCACTGCTTCCGGCACGTGCTCGTCGGACTGAGAAGCAGCCGGGACTTGATTATAGACCCGGCGAGCTCGCCGGCGAGGTACACCATGCTCGATTTCACCAAGTTCATGAGAGAAGCCTACTCGCTCGACCGAGACCACGCCGGCGGCGCGCGGGGGAGGAGGAACCCGAGGCTCTTAGTGATCTCGAGGGCGAGGACCCGGAAGTTCATGAACGTGGACGAGATCGCGAGGCTAGCAAGGAAGGTGGGGTTCGAGGTGGTGGTGGCGGAGGCCGACTTCGGCGGCGTGGCCAACTTCTCCCGGCTCGTCAACTCCTGCGACGCCATGCTGGGCGTGCACGGCGCGGGGCTCACCAACGCAGTCTTCCTGCCGACGAACGCGGTTCTGATTCAGGTGGTGCCTTTCGGGAAACTGGAGTGGATCGCGGCGAACTACTTCAGGAATCCggcgagggagatgaggctgcGGTACCTGGAGTACACGATCGGAGCCGAGGAGAGCACGCTGACGGAGCTGTACTCGAGGGACGACCCGGTGTTCAGAGATCCGGAGTCGATACACAAGCTGGGATGGTTCACCATGGGCGCGATCTATCTGGACAAGCAGAACGTGAGGCTGGATTTGAGGCGGTTCAGGCCGGTTTTGTCGAGGGCTCTGAAGCTTCTCAGGAATTAG